The genomic DNA AAATATGTATAATGAAAAAATCGTAATTATTACAGGTGGTGCCAGTGGTATTGGTGCTGGAATTGTTCATGCTTTTTATGAAGCTGGTGCAAAGGTAGTTATTGCTGATTACAATACAGAAAATGGTAAGCAAGCAGAGAAGAAATATAACTGTGAGAGGGTAAGTTTTTTTGAAACTGATGTTTCAAACGAGCAATCAGTTGTTTCTTTGGTTACTTTTGTAATGGAGAGATACGGTCGAGTGGATATTCTGATTAATAATGCAGGTATTTCCTCTTTTTCAAATTTCTACGAAATGACCGTGGAACAATGGGATAGAGTAATAAATACCAATTTAAAGGGTGTTTTCCTCTGTTCGAGGGAGGTTGCCAAGGTGATTGAAGAAGGAGGATCGATCGTTAATATCTCTTCAACTAGGGCCAATATGTCCGAACCACATTCGGAAGCATATGCAGCATCAAAAGGTGGAATTGTAGCATTGACCCATGCATTAGCAGCTACATTATCTGAAAAGAAAGTGAGAGTCAATTGCATAAGTCCAGGTTGGATAGAAACGAATCATTACGATGAGCTTCGTGAAATCGACCATTCACAGCATTTTTCTAGAAGGGTTGGTAAGCCAAGTGACATTGCGCGAGGATGTTTATTCTTATGTGACCCGAATAATGATTTCATTACTGGTACAAATATGACCATTGATGGAGGAATGACGAAAAAGATGATTTACGAGGAGTAAGTAAAAAGCTACCAAAGTTAGGTAGCTTTTTAGTCTAGATTTTTTGATTCATTGTGAACCATTTTTGTGTAAATTTTAAGGACGTTGACGATTTCTTTTTTGGTTTCCTTATCATCTAAACCAGTAAATCCGTATACCCACATTTTGCCTTCGGTCTTTTTCCATTTTGGCTTTCCAAGAACATTAATGAATCGCTCAGCTAATAAAAATGAAATCTCTAGCAAAAAATCATTTTGATCAATGGGTAAATTAATCGGTGAT from Robertmurraya sp. FSL R5-0851 includes the following:
- a CDS encoding SDR family oxidoreductase, yielding MYNEKIVIITGGASGIGAGIVHAFYEAGAKVVIADYNTENGKQAEKKYNCERVSFFETDVSNEQSVVSLVTFVMERYGRVDILINNAGISSFSNFYEMTVEQWDRVINTNLKGVFLCSREVAKVIEEGGSIVNISSTRANMSEPHSEAYAASKGGIVALTHALAATLSEKKVRVNCISPGWIETNHYDELREIDHSQHFSRRVGKPSDIARGCLFLCDPNNDFITGTNMTIDGGMTKKMIYEE
- a CDS encoding PilZ domain-containing protein; protein product: MIYKRQEAFRFQFQQPIHGTFKIVSINGKQGDVKSAIAYIVDISPNGIKFRSPINLPIDQNDFLLEISFLLAERFINVLGKPKWKKTEGKMWVYGFTGLDDKETKKEIVNVLKIYTKMVHNESKNLD